A genomic stretch from Centroberyx gerrardi isolate f3 chromosome 10, fCenGer3.hap1.cur.20231027, whole genome shotgun sequence includes:
- the sf3b1 gene encoding splicing factor 3B subunit 1 isoform X2 → MAKIAKTHEDIEAQILEIQGMKAALLEEGEQGVGLDSTGFYDQEIYGGNDSRFAGYVTSIAANEQEDDDEEDSSTSLLGQKKPGYHAPVAILNAIPQSEEQYDPFAEHRPQKIAEREDEYKARRRQMIISPERLDPFADGGKTPDPKLQVRSYMDVMREQHLTKEEKEIRQQLAEKAKSGDLKAVNGSAASQAAAKRKRRWDQTADQNQTPTNTTPKKMSSWDQADASAETPGHTPAHTPSNSRWDETPGRPKGSETPGATPSTRMWDPTPSHTPAGAATPGRDTPGHATPGHGGATGSVRKNRWDETPKTERETPGHGSGWAETPRTDRGDESVGETPTPGASKRKSRWDETPASQMGSSTPLLTPGKTPIGTPAMNMATPTPGHLMSMTPEQLQAWRWEREIDERNRPLTDEELDAMFPEGYKVLPPPAGYVPIRTPARKLSATPTPIGGMTGFHMQTEDRSMKQVNDQPSGNLPFLKPDDIQYFDKLLVEVDESTLSPEEQKERKIMKLLLKIKNGTPPMRKAALRQITDKAREFGAGPLFNQILPLLMSPTLEDQERHLLVKVIDRILYKLDDLVRPYVHKILVVIEPLLIDEDYYARVEGREIISNLAKAAGLATMISTMRPDIDNMDEYVRNTTARAFAVVASALGIPSLLPFLKAVCKSKKSWQARHTGIKIVQQIAILMGCAILPHLRSLVEIIEHGLVDEQQKVRTISALAIAALAEAATPYGIESFDSVLKPLWKGIRQHRGKGLAAFLKAIGYLIPLMDAEYANYYTREVMLILIREFQSPDEEMKKIVLKVVKQCCGTDGVEANYIKTEILPPFFKHFWQHRMALDRRNYRQLVDTTVELANKVGAAEIISRIVDDLKDEAEQYRKMVMETIEKIMGNLGAADIDHKLEEQLIDGILYAFQEQTTEDSVMLNGFGTVVNALGKRVKPYLPQICGTVLWRLNNKSAKVRQQAADLISRTAVVMKTCQEEKLMGHLGVVLYEYLGEEYPEVLGSILGALKAIVNVIGMHKMTPPIKDLLPRLTPILKNRHEKVQENCIDLVGRIADRGAEYVSAREWMRICFELLELLKAHKKAIRRATVNTFGYIAKAIGPHDVLATLLNNLKVQERQNRVCTTVAIAIVAETCSPFTVLPALMNEYRVPELNVQNGVLKSLSFLFEYIGEMGKDYIYAVTPLLEDALMDRDLVHRQTASAVVQHMSLGVYGFGCEDSLNHLLNYVWPNVFETSPHVIQAVMGALEGLRVAIGPCRMLQYCLQGLFHPARKVRDVYWKIYNSIYIGSQDALIAHYPQVYNDEKNPFIRYELEYVL, encoded by the exons atGGCGAAGATCGCCAAAACACACGAAG ACATAGAGGCCCAGATCCTGGAGATCCAGGGGATGAAGGCTGCCCtcctggaggagggagagcagggagtgGGCCTTGACTCTACTGGTTTTTATGACCAGGAGATCTACGGAGGCAACGACAGTCGCTTTGCTGGATATGTCACATCTATTGCTGCCAATGAGCAGGAGGAT gATGATGAAGAGGATTCATCAACCAGTTTGTTGGGACAGAAGAAGCCAGGGTATCATGCTCCGGTGGCAATACTCAATGCCATACCCCAGTCAGAAGAGCAA TATGACCCGTTTGCAGAGCACCGTCCCCAGAAGATTGCGGAGCGGGAAGACGAATACAAAGCCCGTCGCAGACAGATGATCATCTCCCCTGAGCGTCTTGACCCCTTTGCAGATG GGGGCAAAACGCCGGACCCCAAGCTGCAGGTCAGGTCGTATATGGACGTCATGAGAGAGCAGCACCTGACCAAAGAGGAG AAAGAGATCCGTCAGCAGCTGGCAGAGAAGGCCAAATCGGGGGACCTGAAGGCTGTGAACGGCTCTGCTGCCTCCCAAGCTGCCGCAAAGCGCAAGCGCCGCTGGGACCAGACAGCTGACCAAAACCAAACCCCTACCAACACGACGCCCAAAAAGATGTCCAGCTGGGACCAGGCTGATGCCTCAGCTGAG ACTCCGGGACacacccctgcacacacaccctccaacAGCCGCTGGGATGAAACCCCCGGCAGGCCAAAGGGCAGTGAGACCCCAGGGGCCACCCCTAGCACCCGTATGTGGGATCCCACTCCCAGCCACACGCCAGCCGGCGCTGCCACCCCTGGCAGAGACACACCCGGCCACGCAACACCAGGACACGGGGGAGCCACGGGTAGTGTCCGCAAAAACCGCTGGGACGAAACCccaaagacagaaagggagaccCCCGGACATGGGAGCGGCTGGGCTGAGACCCCgcgaacagacagaggagatgaGTCGGTGGGAGAGACCCCCACCCCAGGGGCCAGTAAGAGGAAGTCCCGTTGGGACGAAACCCCTGCCAGTCAGATGGGATCGTCAACGCCACTGCTTACCCCAGGGAAGACCCCCATAGGAACCCCAGCCATGAACATGGCTACACCCACACCAG GTCATCTGATGAGCATGACCCCAGAGCAGCTGCAGGCATGGAGGTGGGAGAGGGAAATTGACGAGAGGAATCGTCCGCTCACAGATGAGGAGCTTGATGCCATGTTCCCTGAGGGATACAAG GTCTTGCCTCCACCAGCAGGCTACGTGCCCATCCGTACCCCGGCCCGTAAGCTGTCAGCCACCCCCACCCCTATTGGAGGCATGACAGGCTTCCACATGCAGACAGAGGACCGCTCCATGAAGCAGGTCAACGACCAGCCCTCTGGAAACCTCCCCTTCCTCAAACCAGATGACATCCAGTATTTTGACAAACTGCTG gtGGAGGTGGATGAGTCCACACTGAGCCCtgaggagcagaaggagaggaagatcatgaagctgctgctgaagatTAAAAATGGAACACCACCTATGAGGAAG GCGGCTCTGCGTCAGATCACAGATAAGGCACGTGAGTTTGGAGCAGGCCCCTTGTTCAACCAGATCCTGCCACTGCTCATGTCTCCCACCCTGGAGGACCAggagcgccacctgctggttaAAGTCATTGACCGCATTCTCTACAAACTGGACGACCTGGTCCGACCATACGTACACAAG ATCCTGGTGGTGATTGAACCCCTACTGATTGATGAGGACTACTATGCCAGAGTAGAAGGCAGAGAGATCATCTCCAACTTGGCAAAG GCTGCTGGCTTGGCCACCATGATCTCCACAATGCGACCTGATATTGACAACATGGACGAGTACGTCAGAAACACCACAGCCAGAGCCTTTGCCGTGGTGGCCTCTGCCCTGGGCATTCCCTCCCTCTTGCCCTTCCTCAAAGCCGTGTGTAAAAGCAAGAAGTCTTGGCAGGCCCGACACACAGGCATCAAGATTGTCCAGCAAATTGCCATCCTTATGGGCTGTGCCATCCTGCCCCATCTCCGCAGCTTGGTGGAGATTATAGAGCACG GTCTGGTGGATGAGCAGCAGAAGGTGAGGACCATCAGTGCCCTGGCTATTGCTGCTCTGGCTGAAGCTGCCACACCATATGGTATTGAGTCCTTTGACTCAGTCCTCAAGCCCCTCTGGAAGGGTATCAGACAGCACAGAGGAAAG GGTCTGGCTGCCTTCCTGAAGGCCATTGGCTACCTGATCCCCCTGATGGACGCAGAGTATGCCAACTACTACACCAGAGAGGTGATGCTGATCCTCATCAGAGAGTTCCAGTCCCCCGACGAGGAGATGAAAAAGATTGTACTCAAG GTGGTGAAGCAGTGCTGTGGCACTGATGGTGTGGAAGCCAACTACATTAAGACAGAGATCCTGCCCCCCTTCTTCAAGCACTTCTGGCAGCACAGGATGGCTCTGGACAGACGCAACTACAGACAG CTGGTGGACACCACAGTGGAGCTGGCCAACAAGGTGGGAGCAGCAGAGATCATTTCACGCATTGTGGATGACCTGAAAGATGAGGCAGAACAGTACAGGAAGATGGTGATGGAGACCATTGAAAAGATTATGGGCAACCTGGGGGCGGCAGACATTGACCACaagctggaggagcagctgatCGACGGTATCCTATACGCCTTCCAGGAACAGACAACAGAG GACTCTGTGATGCTGAATGGTTTTGGCACTGTGGTGAATGCCCTGGGGAAGCGTGTGAAACCCTACCTGCCTCAGATCTGTGGTACGGTGCTGTGGCGTCTGAACAACAAGTCGGCCAAAGTCCGCCAGCAGGCTGCCGACCTCATCTCCCGCACTGCTGTGGTCATGAAGACCTGCCAGGAG GAGAAGCTGATGGGTCACTTGGGTGTGGTGCTGTACGAGTACCTGGGAGAGGAGTACCCAGAGGTGCTGGGTAGCATCCTGGGAGCACTGAAGGCCATTGTTAACGTTATCG GTATGCACAAGATGACCCCACCAATCAAAGACCTGCTTCCTCGTTTGACGCCCATCCTGAAGAACAGACATGAGAAGGTGCAGGAGAATTGTATCGACCTGGTGGGCAGGATCGCTGATAG GGGAGCTGAGTACGTGTCAGCCAGGGAGTGGATGAGGATTTGTTTTGAGCTGCTGGAACTGCTCAAGGCTCACAAGAAGGCCATCCGCAGAGCCACTGTCAACACATTTGGTTACATCGCCAAGGCCATCGG CCCCCACGATGTTTTGGCCACTTTGCTCAATAACCTGAAGGTCCAGGAGCGTCAGAACCGTGTCTGCACCACCGTGGCCATCGCCATCGTGGCTGAGACCTGTTCACCGTTCACTGTGCTGCCTGCGCTCATGAACGAATACCGTGTGCCTGAGCTCAACGTGCAGAACGGTGTGCTCAAGTCCCTGTCCTTCCTGTTTGAGTACATCGGGGAGATGGGCAAGGACTACATCTACGCTGTCACACCGCTGCTGGAGGACGCACTCATGGACAG agACTTggtccacagacagacagccagtgCGGTGGTCCAGCACATGTCTCTGGGCGTCTACGGCTTCGGTTGCGAAGATTCACTCAATCACCTGCTTAACTACGTGTGGCCCAACGTCTTTGAAACGTCACCCCACGTTATCCAGGCCGTCATGGGTGCTCTGGAGGGACTGAGGGTCGCCATCGGGCCCTGCCGCATGCTGCAATACTGCCTACAG GGCCTGTTCCACCCAGCCAGGAAGGTGAGGGACGTTTACTGGAAGATTTACAACTCCATCTACATTGGTTCCCAGGATGCCCTCATCGCCCACTACCCACAAGTCTACAATGATGAGAAAAACCCTTTCATCCGCTATGAGCTGGAGTATGTCTTGTGA
- the sf3b1 gene encoding splicing factor 3B subunit 1 isoform X4 — MAKIAKTHEDIEAQILEIQGMKAALLEEGEQGVGLDSTGFYDQEIYGGNDSRFAGYVTSIAANEQEDDDEEDSSTSLLGQKKPGYHAPVAILNAIPQSEEQYDPFAEHRPQKIAEREDEYKARRRQMIISPERLDPFADGFFSAG; from the exons atGGCGAAGATCGCCAAAACACACGAAG ACATAGAGGCCCAGATCCTGGAGATCCAGGGGATGAAGGCTGCCCtcctggaggagggagagcagggagtgGGCCTTGACTCTACTGGTTTTTATGACCAGGAGATCTACGGAGGCAACGACAGTCGCTTTGCTGGATATGTCACATCTATTGCTGCCAATGAGCAGGAGGAT gATGATGAAGAGGATTCATCAACCAGTTTGTTGGGACAGAAGAAGCCAGGGTATCATGCTCCGGTGGCAATACTCAATGCCATACCCCAGTCAGAAGAGCAA TATGACCCGTTTGCAGAGCACCGTCCCCAGAAGATTGCGGAGCGGGAAGACGAATACAAAGCCCGTCGCAGACAGATGATCATCTCCCCTGAGCGTCTTGACCCCTTTGCAGATG GCTTCTTTTCTGCCGGTtga
- the sf3b1 gene encoding splicing factor 3B subunit 1 isoform X3 has product MAKIAKTHEDIEAQILEIQGMKAALLEEGEQGVGLDSTGFYDQEIYGGNDSRFAGYVTSIAANEQEDDDEEDSSTSLLGQKKPGYHAPVAILNAIPQSEEQYDPFAEHRPQKIAEREDEYKARRRQMIISPERLDPFADAVLLCQSCTALC; this is encoded by the exons atGGCGAAGATCGCCAAAACACACGAAG ACATAGAGGCCCAGATCCTGGAGATCCAGGGGATGAAGGCTGCCCtcctggaggagggagagcagggagtgGGCCTTGACTCTACTGGTTTTTATGACCAGGAGATCTACGGAGGCAACGACAGTCGCTTTGCTGGATATGTCACATCTATTGCTGCCAATGAGCAGGAGGAT gATGATGAAGAGGATTCATCAACCAGTTTGTTGGGACAGAAGAAGCCAGGGTATCATGCTCCGGTGGCAATACTCAATGCCATACCCCAGTCAGAAGAGCAA TATGACCCGTTTGCAGAGCACCGTCCCCAGAAGATTGCGGAGCGGGAAGACGAATACAAAGCCCGTCGCAGACAGATGATCATCTCCCCTGAGCGTCTTGACCCCTTTGCAGATG CAGTACTGCTTTGCCAGTCCTGTACTGCACTCTGTTAA
- the sf3b1 gene encoding splicing factor 3B subunit 1 isoform X1 — protein sequence MDVMREQHLTKEEKEIRQQLAEKAKSGDLKAVNGSAASQAAAKRKRRWDQTADQNQTPTNTTPKKMSSWDQADASAETPGHTPAHTPSNSRWDETPGRPKGSETPGATPSTRMWDPTPSHTPAGAATPGRDTPGHATPGHGGATGSVRKNRWDETPKTERETPGHGSGWAETPRTDRGDESVGETPTPGASKRKSRWDETPASQMGSSTPLLTPGKTPIGTPAMNMATPTPGHLMSMTPEQLQAWRWEREIDERNRPLTDEELDAMFPEGYKVLPPPAGYVPIRTPARKLSATPTPIGGMTGFHMQTEDRSMKQVNDQPSGNLPFLKPDDIQYFDKLLVEVDESTLSPEEQKERKIMKLLLKIKNGTPPMRKAALRQITDKAREFGAGPLFNQILPLLMSPTLEDQERHLLVKVIDRILYKLDDLVRPYVHKILVVIEPLLIDEDYYARVEGREIISNLAKAAGLATMISTMRPDIDNMDEYVRNTTARAFAVVASALGIPSLLPFLKAVCKSKKSWQARHTGIKIVQQIAILMGCAILPHLRSLVEIIEHGLVDEQQKVRTISALAIAALAEAATPYGIESFDSVLKPLWKGIRQHRGKGLAAFLKAIGYLIPLMDAEYANYYTREVMLILIREFQSPDEEMKKIVLKVVKQCCGTDGVEANYIKTEILPPFFKHFWQHRMALDRRNYRQLVDTTVELANKVGAAEIISRIVDDLKDEAEQYRKMVMETIEKIMGNLGAADIDHKLEEQLIDGILYAFQEQTTEDSVMLNGFGTVVNALGKRVKPYLPQICGTVLWRLNNKSAKVRQQAADLISRTAVVMKTCQEEKLMGHLGVVLYEYLGEEYPEVLGSILGALKAIVNVIGMHKMTPPIKDLLPRLTPILKNRHEKVQENCIDLVGRIADRGAEYVSAREWMRICFELLELLKAHKKAIRRATVNTFGYIAKAIGPHDVLATLLNNLKVQERQNRVCTTVAIAIVAETCSPFTVLPALMNEYRVPELNVQNGVLKSLSFLFEYIGEMGKDYIYAVTPLLEDALMDRDLVHRQTASAVVQHMSLGVYGFGCEDSLNHLLNYVWPNVFETSPHVIQAVMGALEGLRVAIGPCRMLQYCLQGLFHPARKVRDVYWKIYNSIYIGSQDALIAHYPQVYNDEKNPFIRYELEYVL from the exons ATGGACGTCATGAGAGAGCAGCACCTGACCAAAGAGGAG AAAGAGATCCGTCAGCAGCTGGCAGAGAAGGCCAAATCGGGGGACCTGAAGGCTGTGAACGGCTCTGCTGCCTCCCAAGCTGCCGCAAAGCGCAAGCGCCGCTGGGACCAGACAGCTGACCAAAACCAAACCCCTACCAACACGACGCCCAAAAAGATGTCCAGCTGGGACCAGGCTGATGCCTCAGCTGAG ACTCCGGGACacacccctgcacacacaccctccaacAGCCGCTGGGATGAAACCCCCGGCAGGCCAAAGGGCAGTGAGACCCCAGGGGCCACCCCTAGCACCCGTATGTGGGATCCCACTCCCAGCCACACGCCAGCCGGCGCTGCCACCCCTGGCAGAGACACACCCGGCCACGCAACACCAGGACACGGGGGAGCCACGGGTAGTGTCCGCAAAAACCGCTGGGACGAAACCccaaagacagaaagggagaccCCCGGACATGGGAGCGGCTGGGCTGAGACCCCgcgaacagacagaggagatgaGTCGGTGGGAGAGACCCCCACCCCAGGGGCCAGTAAGAGGAAGTCCCGTTGGGACGAAACCCCTGCCAGTCAGATGGGATCGTCAACGCCACTGCTTACCCCAGGGAAGACCCCCATAGGAACCCCAGCCATGAACATGGCTACACCCACACCAG GTCATCTGATGAGCATGACCCCAGAGCAGCTGCAGGCATGGAGGTGGGAGAGGGAAATTGACGAGAGGAATCGTCCGCTCACAGATGAGGAGCTTGATGCCATGTTCCCTGAGGGATACAAG GTCTTGCCTCCACCAGCAGGCTACGTGCCCATCCGTACCCCGGCCCGTAAGCTGTCAGCCACCCCCACCCCTATTGGAGGCATGACAGGCTTCCACATGCAGACAGAGGACCGCTCCATGAAGCAGGTCAACGACCAGCCCTCTGGAAACCTCCCCTTCCTCAAACCAGATGACATCCAGTATTTTGACAAACTGCTG gtGGAGGTGGATGAGTCCACACTGAGCCCtgaggagcagaaggagaggaagatcatgaagctgctgctgaagatTAAAAATGGAACACCACCTATGAGGAAG GCGGCTCTGCGTCAGATCACAGATAAGGCACGTGAGTTTGGAGCAGGCCCCTTGTTCAACCAGATCCTGCCACTGCTCATGTCTCCCACCCTGGAGGACCAggagcgccacctgctggttaAAGTCATTGACCGCATTCTCTACAAACTGGACGACCTGGTCCGACCATACGTACACAAG ATCCTGGTGGTGATTGAACCCCTACTGATTGATGAGGACTACTATGCCAGAGTAGAAGGCAGAGAGATCATCTCCAACTTGGCAAAG GCTGCTGGCTTGGCCACCATGATCTCCACAATGCGACCTGATATTGACAACATGGACGAGTACGTCAGAAACACCACAGCCAGAGCCTTTGCCGTGGTGGCCTCTGCCCTGGGCATTCCCTCCCTCTTGCCCTTCCTCAAAGCCGTGTGTAAAAGCAAGAAGTCTTGGCAGGCCCGACACACAGGCATCAAGATTGTCCAGCAAATTGCCATCCTTATGGGCTGTGCCATCCTGCCCCATCTCCGCAGCTTGGTGGAGATTATAGAGCACG GTCTGGTGGATGAGCAGCAGAAGGTGAGGACCATCAGTGCCCTGGCTATTGCTGCTCTGGCTGAAGCTGCCACACCATATGGTATTGAGTCCTTTGACTCAGTCCTCAAGCCCCTCTGGAAGGGTATCAGACAGCACAGAGGAAAG GGTCTGGCTGCCTTCCTGAAGGCCATTGGCTACCTGATCCCCCTGATGGACGCAGAGTATGCCAACTACTACACCAGAGAGGTGATGCTGATCCTCATCAGAGAGTTCCAGTCCCCCGACGAGGAGATGAAAAAGATTGTACTCAAG GTGGTGAAGCAGTGCTGTGGCACTGATGGTGTGGAAGCCAACTACATTAAGACAGAGATCCTGCCCCCCTTCTTCAAGCACTTCTGGCAGCACAGGATGGCTCTGGACAGACGCAACTACAGACAG CTGGTGGACACCACAGTGGAGCTGGCCAACAAGGTGGGAGCAGCAGAGATCATTTCACGCATTGTGGATGACCTGAAAGATGAGGCAGAACAGTACAGGAAGATGGTGATGGAGACCATTGAAAAGATTATGGGCAACCTGGGGGCGGCAGACATTGACCACaagctggaggagcagctgatCGACGGTATCCTATACGCCTTCCAGGAACAGACAACAGAG GACTCTGTGATGCTGAATGGTTTTGGCACTGTGGTGAATGCCCTGGGGAAGCGTGTGAAACCCTACCTGCCTCAGATCTGTGGTACGGTGCTGTGGCGTCTGAACAACAAGTCGGCCAAAGTCCGCCAGCAGGCTGCCGACCTCATCTCCCGCACTGCTGTGGTCATGAAGACCTGCCAGGAG GAGAAGCTGATGGGTCACTTGGGTGTGGTGCTGTACGAGTACCTGGGAGAGGAGTACCCAGAGGTGCTGGGTAGCATCCTGGGAGCACTGAAGGCCATTGTTAACGTTATCG GTATGCACAAGATGACCCCACCAATCAAAGACCTGCTTCCTCGTTTGACGCCCATCCTGAAGAACAGACATGAGAAGGTGCAGGAGAATTGTATCGACCTGGTGGGCAGGATCGCTGATAG GGGAGCTGAGTACGTGTCAGCCAGGGAGTGGATGAGGATTTGTTTTGAGCTGCTGGAACTGCTCAAGGCTCACAAGAAGGCCATCCGCAGAGCCACTGTCAACACATTTGGTTACATCGCCAAGGCCATCGG CCCCCACGATGTTTTGGCCACTTTGCTCAATAACCTGAAGGTCCAGGAGCGTCAGAACCGTGTCTGCACCACCGTGGCCATCGCCATCGTGGCTGAGACCTGTTCACCGTTCACTGTGCTGCCTGCGCTCATGAACGAATACCGTGTGCCTGAGCTCAACGTGCAGAACGGTGTGCTCAAGTCCCTGTCCTTCCTGTTTGAGTACATCGGGGAGATGGGCAAGGACTACATCTACGCTGTCACACCGCTGCTGGAGGACGCACTCATGGACAG agACTTggtccacagacagacagccagtgCGGTGGTCCAGCACATGTCTCTGGGCGTCTACGGCTTCGGTTGCGAAGATTCACTCAATCACCTGCTTAACTACGTGTGGCCCAACGTCTTTGAAACGTCACCCCACGTTATCCAGGCCGTCATGGGTGCTCTGGAGGGACTGAGGGTCGCCATCGGGCCCTGCCGCATGCTGCAATACTGCCTACAG GGCCTGTTCCACCCAGCCAGGAAGGTGAGGGACGTTTACTGGAAGATTTACAACTCCATCTACATTGGTTCCCAGGATGCCCTCATCGCCCACTACCCACAAGTCTACAATGATGAGAAAAACCCTTTCATCCGCTATGAGCTGGAGTATGTCTTGTGA